One part of the Populus alba chromosome 18, ASM523922v2, whole genome shotgun sequence genome encodes these proteins:
- the LOC118051696 gene encoding xyloglucan endotransglucosylase/hydrolase protein 22-like has protein sequence MFSVLLLAILAYIYSALFESIYNFWISFPPCMGSESMASCKPSTGILNFLLISLLDSSLIVSCIASKFYQEFDITWGNGRGKILNNGELLTLSLDKASGSGFQSKKEYLFGKIDMQLKLVPGNSAGTVTAYYLKSPGNSWDELDFEFLGNLSGDPYTLHTNVYSQGKGDREQQFRLWFDPTAGFHTYSILWNPKLIIFSVDGKPIREFKNLESIGVPFPKKQQMRIYSSLWNADDWATRGGLIKTDWTRAPFTASYRNFNADACIWSSGRAACPSKNSWLWKQLDATSLQRLKWVQKNFMIYNYCTDTKRFPLGFPPECSVNM, from the exons ATGTTTTCTGTCCTTTTACTTGCTATCCTTGCCTATATTTACAGTGCCCTGTTCGAGTCAATTTACAATTTCTGGATCTCATTTCCACCTTGTATGGGGTCTGAATCAATGGCTTCTTGTAAGCCAAGTActggtattttaaattttttgctgATCTCTCTCCTGGATAGCTCTTTGATTGTTTCTTGTATCGCTAGTAAATTCTACCAAGAATTTGACATAACCTGGGGAAATGGCCGTGGCAAGATACTCAACAACGGCGAGCTCCTTACTCTGTCTCTTGACAAAGCCTCTGGCTCGGGATTTCAATCGAAGAAGGAGTATCTCTTTGGCAAGATTGACATGCAACTCAAGCTTGTACCTGGCAACTCTGCTGGCACTGTCACTGCCTACTAT CTGAAATCACCAGGGAATTCATGGGATGAGCTAGACTTTGAATTCTTAGGCAACTTAAGCGGAGATCCTTACACGCTACATACTAATGTTTACAGTCAAGGCAAGGGTGACAGAGAGCAGCAATTTCGTCTATGGTTTGACCCCACAGCAGGCTTTCACACCTATTCCATTCTGTGGAATCCCAAACTCATCAT CTTCTCAGTTGACGGGAAACCCATTAGAGAGTTCAAGAACTTGGAGTCGATTGGGGTTCCCTTCCCGAAGAAACAACAAATGAGAATATACTCAAGCCTCTGGAACGCTGATGACTGGGCCACCAGAGGCGGTCTTATCAAGACTGACTGGACTCGAGCTCCGTTCACTGCTTCTTACAGGAACTTCAATGCTGACGCTTGTATTTGGTCTTCTGGCAGAGCAGCTTGCCCTTCAAAGAATTCATGGCTATGGAAACAATTGGATGCCACAAGTCTCCAAAGGCTCAAGTGGGTGCAAAAGAATTTCATGATTTACAATTATTGCACGGACACAAAGCGATTCCCTCTAGGCTTCCCTCCAGAGTGTAGTGTGAATATGTAA